The following are encoded in a window of Flavobacteriales bacterium genomic DNA:
- a CDS encoding DinB family protein — MDPRTASLLALFTEGRTRFTKVLDTLTEADLPKKLAPSPNSAGFLIRHIGDVELLFAKNVFGLEGVEVRAKTVSKGFDTGEWTDLAALKAYVQESADTLRRAVEATPEADWDTFIETKEFGRKTKAEALGRIVTHTAYHAGQLAMVEKYGS; from the coding sequence ATGGATCCCCGCACCGCCTCCCTCCTCGCCCTCTTCACCGAAGGCCGCACGCGCTTCACCAAGGTGCTCGACACCCTCACCGAGGCTGACCTGCCGAAGAAGCTCGCACCCTCGCCCAACAGCGCCGGTTTCCTCATCCGCCACATCGGTGATGTGGAGTTGCTCTTCGCGAAGAACGTCTTCGGCCTGGAAGGCGTGGAAGTGCGCGCCAAGACCGTGTCCAAGGGCTTCGATACCGGCGAATGGACCGACCTCGCGGCGCTGAAGGCCTATGTGCAGGAGAGCGCCGACACGCTGCGCCGCGCGGTCGAGGCCACGCCCGAAGCGGATTGGGACACCTTCATCGAGACCAAGGAGTTCGGGCGGAAGACCAAGGCCGAAGCGCTGGGCCGGATCGTGACGCACACGGCCTACCACGCGGGGCAGTTGGCGATGGTGGAGAAGTACGGCAGTTGA
- a CDS encoding N-6 DNA methylase, producing the protein MTLPEYLTALAKLHASGRATEHSYRGDLQRLLSALCPGVAVTNEPQRIACGAPDYILTRKDIPVGYIEAKDIGVDLGSKSLKEQFDRYRGSLDNLIITDYLEFCFFRNGEPTTSIRIGEVSNGKVKPLPAEFDKFTALIADFAAWQGQTITSAKKLASMMAGKARLLADVIEQAVSSDEASQANTDLRQQLDAFKVILIHDITPKAFADLYAQTIAYGMFAARLHDPSPDSFSREEAAKLIPKSNPFLRKLFNSISGNDLDTRIEWIVDALADIFRATDIAKLLGGFGKGSGREDAFMHFYEDFLAQYDPKLRKSRGVWYTPDAVVRFIVRAVDEILKSEFGLVAGLADASKVKIKRKVVTQGRHGNAKVKEVAIEEEVHRVQVLDPATGTGTFLAEVVRQVYAKFEGQQGLWPAYVEQHLIPRLNGFELLMASYAMAHLKLDLVLRDTGYDMGQPHGTPNANARGGVVRPSGAEAQQRLRVFLTNSLEEAHPDTGTLFASWLSQEANEANAVKRDTPVMVVLGNPPYSGISTNKGEWISSLIEDYKYVDGQHFGEKKHWLGDDYVKFIRFGEHFIEKTGEGVLAYINNHSFLDNPTFRGMRWHLLNTFDKIYVIDLHGNSKKKEVAPDGSKDENVFDIQQGVSINLFVRTAQKKKGQLGKVFHADLWGARELKYDTLKDERLTNVSFAEANYSDPAYFFQPVDDGASKQYQKGFSVQDIFTNSTVGFVTGKDGITIDFDKAVVRANMLFLKENDDAAIRSRFGLKAKDARDWAVPTAKRDVIANFSDEKLVPCAYRPFDTRMTFYSGNSRGIYASPQRKIMRHFIDGKNLGIVIGRQGQVVGAMEWNLVYCTDQLTDFNMFYRGGVMASPLYLYPETTKQTRAVAQAVQPNLDAKLVEQLAKGVGLTYTFKPEAPALPADRLFAHGTAKELTPLDVLDFCYAVLHSPAYRAKYKEFLKSDFPRIPFPTDAKKFRALVQLGAQLRQLHLLEWEGIDRYITQYPVGGSNEVTRKMSAKSPGFEATGKGLGKVWINDTQYFAGVPEVAWNFYIGGYQPAQKWLKDRHGRTLTFDDIRHYQRMIVALTETGKVMEEVDTVGVV; encoded by the coding sequence ATGACCCTTCCCGAATACCTCACCGCCCTCGCCAAGCTCCACGCCAGCGGCCGCGCCACCGAGCACAGCTACCGGGGCGACCTGCAACGCCTGCTCAGCGCCCTGTGCCCCGGTGTGGCCGTCACCAACGAGCCCCAGCGCATCGCCTGCGGCGCGCCGGACTACATCCTCACGCGCAAGGACATCCCCGTGGGCTACATCGAGGCCAAGGACATCGGCGTGGACCTGGGCAGCAAGAGCCTGAAGGAACAGTTCGACCGCTACCGGGGATCGCTGGACAACCTCATCATCACCGACTACCTCGAGTTCTGCTTCTTCCGGAACGGCGAACCCACCACCAGCATCCGCATCGGCGAGGTGAGCAACGGGAAGGTGAAGCCGCTGCCCGCCGAGTTCGACAAGTTCACCGCCCTCATCGCCGACTTCGCCGCGTGGCAGGGGCAGACCATCACCAGCGCGAAGAAGCTCGCCAGCATGATGGCGGGCAAGGCCCGCCTGCTGGCCGATGTGATCGAGCAGGCCGTGAGCAGCGATGAAGCCAGCCAGGCCAACACCGACCTGCGCCAGCAGCTTGATGCCTTCAAGGTCATCCTCATCCACGACATCACCCCCAAGGCCTTCGCCGACCTCTACGCGCAGACCATCGCCTACGGCATGTTCGCCGCGCGGCTGCACGACCCCAGCCCGGACAGCTTCAGCCGCGAAGAAGCCGCCAAGCTGATCCCCAAGAGCAACCCCTTCCTGCGCAAGCTCTTCAACAGCATCAGCGGCAACGACCTGGACACGCGCATCGAGTGGATCGTGGATGCGCTGGCCGACATCTTCCGCGCCACCGACATCGCCAAGCTGCTCGGCGGCTTCGGCAAGGGCAGCGGCCGCGAGGATGCCTTCATGCACTTCTACGAAGACTTCCTCGCGCAATACGACCCCAAATTGCGCAAGAGCCGCGGCGTGTGGTACACCCCCGATGCCGTGGTGCGCTTCATCGTGCGCGCGGTGGACGAGATCTTGAAGAGCGAGTTCGGCCTGGTGGCAGGGCTTGCGGATGCGAGCAAGGTGAAGATCAAACGGAAGGTGGTGACCCAGGGGAGGCATGGGAACGCCAAGGTGAAGGAGGTGGCCATTGAAGAAGAGGTACACCGCGTGCAGGTGCTGGACCCCGCCACCGGCACCGGCACCTTCCTCGCCGAAGTGGTGCGGCAGGTTTACGCCAAGTTCGAGGGGCAGCAGGGCCTATGGCCGGCATACGTGGAGCAACACCTGATCCCGCGCCTTAACGGCTTCGAGTTGCTGATGGCCAGCTATGCCATGGCACATTTGAAACTGGACCTGGTGCTGCGCGATACCGGCTACGACATGGGCCAGCCGCATGGAACACCCAACGCGAATGCGCGCGGAGGCGTTGTCAGGCCGAGCGGAGCCGAGGCCCAACAACGCTTACGAGTCTTCCTCACCAACTCTCTTGAAGAAGCCCACCCCGATACCGGCACCCTCTTCGCCAGTTGGCTGAGCCAGGAGGCCAACGAGGCCAACGCCGTGAAGCGCGATACGCCCGTGATGGTGGTGCTGGGGAACCCGCCGTACAGCGGCATCAGCACCAACAAGGGCGAGTGGATCAGCAGTTTGATCGAGGACTACAAGTACGTGGACGGGCAGCACTTCGGCGAGAAGAAGCACTGGCTCGGTGACGACTACGTGAAGTTCATCCGCTTCGGGGAGCACTTCATTGAGAAGACCGGTGAAGGCGTGCTGGCCTACATCAACAACCACAGCTTTCTGGACAACCCCACCTTCCGGGGCATGCGCTGGCATCTGCTGAACACCTTCGACAAGATCTACGTGATCGACCTGCACGGCAACAGCAAGAAGAAGGAAGTGGCACCCGATGGCAGCAAGGACGAGAACGTGTTCGACATCCAACAAGGTGTGAGCATCAATCTATTCGTCCGCACCGCACAGAAGAAGAAAGGCCAGCTCGGAAAGGTCTTTCACGCGGACCTCTGGGGTGCGCGCGAATTGAAGTACGACACATTGAAAGATGAGCGGTTGACGAATGTCTCGTTTGCAGAAGCTAACTATTCAGATCCAGCGTATTTCTTCCAGCCAGTCGATGACGGTGCATCCAAGCAGTATCAAAAAGGATTCTCCGTTCAGGACATCTTCACCAATTCAACAGTTGGATTCGTCACTGGCAAGGATGGCATCACGATTGACTTCGACAAAGCCGTTGTAAGAGCGAACATGCTCTTCCTGAAAGAGAATGATGATGCAGCGATTCGGTCACGCTTTGGCTTGAAGGCGAAGGATGCACGGGACTGGGCTGTGCCAACGGCAAAGCGAGATGTGATAGCGAACTTCAGCGATGAGAAGCTTGTGCCTTGTGCGTATCGGCCGTTCGACACAAGAATGACCTTCTATTCGGGAAACTCGCGAGGCATCTACGCAAGTCCTCAACGGAAGATCATGCGTCACTTCATTGATGGCAAGAACCTTGGCATCGTCATCGGCCGACAAGGGCAAGTCGTGGGGGCCATGGAATGGAATCTGGTGTACTGCACGGATCAGCTTACCGACTTCAACATGTTCTACCGCGGTGGGGTAATGGCTTCACCGCTCTACCTCTACCCCGAAACCACCAAACAGACCAGAGCCGTAGCCCAAGCAGTGCAACCCAACTTGGATGCGAAGCTGGTGGAGCAACTGGCCAAGGGCGTAGGACTCACGTACACCTTCAAGCCCGAGGCGCCTGCCTTGCCGGCAGACAGGCTCTTCGCACATGGAACGGCCAAGGAGCTAACGCCGCTGGATGTGCTGGACTTCTGCTACGCCGTGCTGCACAGCCCCGCGTACCGCGCCAAGTATAAGGAGTTCCTCAAGAGCGACTTTCCGCGCATCCCGTTCCCCACCGATGCGAAGAAGTTCCGCGCACTGGTGCAACTGGGCGCCCAACTGCGGCAACTGCACCTGCTGGAGTGGGAGGGCATCGACCGGTACATCACGCAATACCCCGTGGGCGGCAGCAACGAGGTAACGCGCAAGATGAGCGCGAAGAGTCCCGGTTTCGAGGCCACCGGCAAGGGCCTGGGCAAGGTGTGGATCAACGACACACAGTACTTCGCCGGTGTGCCCGAGGTGGCCTGGAACTTCTACATCGGCGGCTACCAGCCCGCCCAGAAATGGCTGAAGGACCGCCACGGCCGCACGCTCACCTTCGATGACATCCGCCACTACCAGCGCATGATCGTGGCGCTCACGGAAACGGGGAAGGTGATGGAGGAGGTGGATACGGTGGGGGTGGTGTGA